AGTTGTCCAAGCCTTTCCAGAGATCGAGTTAATTGGCGGAACCACTGATGGAGAACTGTCTTCTGTGTTGGGGTTTGAGCAGGATTCTCTGACTCTCATGGTATTCTGCTCAGACAATATTACTATCAGTGCTGGAATTGGACGGGGTGTCTCTAAAGATCCGATCGCCGCTTCCGAGGCTGCTGTGCAACAGGCAATTGCGGCTCATCAAGAAGAGCTTCAGTTCTGCATTGCCTTACCCGAAAGCTTAACCACCAGCGGAGTTTTAATGCTGGATAGCCTCAAGCAGGCTTTAGGAGAACAGGTGCCGATCTTTGGCGGACTTACCGCCGATCAATGGCGATCGCAGCAAACCTATCAATTCTTTAAAACCGAAGTGTGTAGCGATGCGGTAACAGTTCTATTGTTTTCTGGCGCTATTTTATTTTCCCATGGAATTGCCAGCGGTTGGCATCCCATTGGCAATTCAGGACGAGTGACCAAAGCCGAGAACAACGTCGTTTATGAGATTGACGACCAACCTGCTCTAGCGTTTTACCATCGCTATTTAGGAGCCTTGCCCCCTTCCTCAGAATATCCACTAGCACTGTTTGACGCAGATAGCGATCGCCATTATATGCGCGCCCCTACTGGCATCTATGACCCTAGCATCGGCAGCATTACCTTTTTTGGCGATGTTCCAGTACAGTCTACAGTACAGATTACAGAAGCAACCCATGATGAAATTCTCTCTGCATCCCAACAGTCAACGATGCAAGCATTAGAGAACTATCCAGGTCAAGCTCCTGCGGCTGCCTTATTTTTTTCTTGTGCAAGCCGCCGCCAGATCTTAGGCAGTCGAACTAAAGAAGAGTACGAGCAAGCGCAATCCTGTTTAACTCAATCTTTGCCGCAATTGTTACCCAGTTGTGGGTTTTATACTAACGGAGAAATAGCCCCCTTACAGCAGAAAGGAGCAGCCCATTATCACAACGAAACCTTTATTACCTTACTGCTGGGGGAAGCCTAAATGTTATCGAATGAAACCGCTCTGCAAGTCAGAGTTCAGCAGTTGGAAAAAGAAAATCGACTTCTCCGAAAAAAGTTAGAGCGATCGGATGCGACCTGTCTTCAACTGGAAGAAACCACTCGAAAGAAAGAATCCTTACTGAGGCAAGTCATCTATGAGCTAAAAGAATCGCAGACAAACTTAGAAGACCAAAGCCGCGAACTAGAGCAAACCCTCGCAGACCTCAAACGCGCACAAACTCAACTGGTGCAGGCTGAAAAGATGTCAAGTTTGGGGCAGCTTGTGGCAGGGGTAGCCCATGAAATCAACAATCCGGTAAACTTTATCCACGGCAACCTAAACTATGTGCAGGAATATGCCCAAAGTTTATTGAGCTTTATGCAACTTTACCGAGATCACTATCCTGACTCGGCACCTGAGATCCAAGCTAAGGCAGAAGACATTGATTTAGAGTTTATCCAAACGGATTTGCCTAAGATCATAGATTCCATGAAAATAGGGACTGAGCGCATTCGCCAGATCGTTTTGTCGCTGCGCAATTTCTCACGCATGGATGAAGCAGAATTTAAAGCTGTTGACATTCATGAGGGCATCGACAGTACGTTATTGATTTTGCAGCATCGCTTAAAAGATACCCCGGAGGCTCCGGCGATCGAGGTCATTCGTGACTATGGTAATTTACCCATTGTAGAATGCTATCCAGGTCAACTCAATCAAGCATTGATGAACATTCTGGCAAATGCAATTGATGCACTTGAAGAAGCCAATATTGAACGAACCTACCCAGAAATTCAGAAAAATCCTGGTCGTATTACTATCCAAACTTCCGTTGTAGACTTAACGTGGGTAAAAATTGCAATCTCTGATAACGGCATAGGTATGCCTGAATCCGTTCAGCAACGAGTTTTCGATCCATTTTTTACCACAAAATCTGTAGGAAAAGGAACGGGCATGGGAATGTCAATTAGTTATCAGATTATCACTGAGAAACATGGTGGTAAACTAGATTGCTTTTCCCTCCCTGGCGAGAAAACAGAGTTTGTCATCCAAATTCCTGTCCAGCAGCAAGCGAGTTATGCAGGTTAATCAGCCCGTTGTGTGCTTATTAAATAGGGAGTTTTGTTAATTCACTCTCCTTAATTCAGTCAATGTAAGCCACCGTCACCCCCGTCCCACCATCTGCCTGTGCTGCCGCCTCAAACCTGGCTACTTGCGGATGCCGCTTCAAAAATTCCTGCACTCCTTGCTTCAACTTGCCCGTACCATGACCATGAATAATCCATAGGCAACCTGCATCCGCCGCCGCGATCTTTTGCTCTAGAACAACTTCAGCATCTGCGACACGACTGCCCCGAATATCCAGCGTATTGCGGGAAGTGCGAACTTGGGGGGCAGGTGCCGGAGGTGCAGACGGCTCTGGTAGAGGCTTGAGTGGTTTGGGCGGTATGTCCACTTTTTCGCCTTGAAGCGACTCTACATCTTTTAGCGAAACCATCATCTTCATCAGACCAAACCGGACGGAGAGTTCGCCATCGTCATTGGGATTAGTCAGAACTTCGGCAGTTTGCCCTAAGCGGGGAATGCGAACACGATCGCCCATTTTCGGCATAAATCCTGGCTTGGGCAACTTCACTTGCTGGCGCGAGGGCAAGCGATCGGCAATTTGGTTTAGCCCTTCGGTTGCCTGTTGTGCGTCTTGAGCCGTCACTGAACCTTTTTGCAGTTTGCGAATGACCTGGGCAATTTCGCCTTTGGCTTGGGCGATCGCTTGCTGCACGGCTTGTTCCTGCTGCTGTTGCAATTCTCGTTCTCGCAGTCGCAGCATTTCGGCTTTCTGAGTAATTTCTTGATTCAACCGTTCTGCTTGTTCCACAATCTGCGTGGCTGCCAGTGCCTTTTCTTCCTGCTGTCGGCGCTGTGCCTCTAGTCCAGCAATGACCTGGTTAATGTCTTCCGAAGAGCTTAACCCCACATGACCTTGGGCGCTTTCAACGATCTCTGCCTTTAGCCCCAGTCGCCGCGCGATCGCCAAAGCGTTCGATCGCCCCGGAATGCCCCACAATAAGCGATAGGTAGGCGACAGGGTGACATCGTTAAATTCTACTGAGGCGTTTTCAAAGCGATCGTCTTGATATTTAAGAGCTTTGAGTTCACCAAAGTGAGTGGTGGCAACGGTGAGTTGGGCATGGTCGGCAAGATAGTTGAGGAGAGCGATCGCCAGGGCGCTACCTTCGGAAGGATCGGTGCCTGCGCCCACTTCGTCTAGTAACACCAGAGAATTTTTTTGCGGTTCCGCTTCGCTCTCTGACCCTAACGCCTCTAATACCCGACTAATGCGGCGGATATGACCTGAGAAAGTAGACAAACTTTGCTGCAAAGATTGTTCATCACCAATGTCTGCCAAAATTTGGTCGAACCAGGGCAATTCTACAGGCTCACGGGCTGGCACAAATAAGCCAACTTTTGCCATTAATACGGCTAGTCCCAGAGTCTTGAGCGTGACAGTTTTGCCGCCTGTATTGGGGCCTGTAATGGCGACTACTCGAATATGGGGCTGAATCACTAAATCAATGGGTACAACTTCTGTGCCTTGCTCATGGCGCTGTTGCCAAACGAGTAGGGGATGACGAAGACGACGGAGCGTAATAGATTCGTTCTTTTGCAGTCCAAAATCGATAAATCTAGGTGGATTCGCCTCTAACCATAGGGAATATCGTGCTCTGGCTGTGGCTAAATCGAGGGTAGTGACG
The DNA window shown above is from Timaviella obliquedivisa GSE-PSE-MK23-08B and carries:
- a CDS encoding FIST C-terminal domain-containing protein, producing the protein MLKFVVGHSNDPDSQTAVLEVLEQIHSTLAGMNPQAGILFAAIDFDHTLILNRVVQAFPEIELIGGTTDGELSSVLGFEQDSLTLMVFCSDNITISAGIGRGVSKDPIAASEAAVQQAIAAHQEELQFCIALPESLTTSGVLMLDSLKQALGEQVPIFGGLTADQWRSQQTYQFFKTEVCSDAVTVLLFSGAILFSHGIASGWHPIGNSGRVTKAENNVVYEIDDQPALAFYHRYLGALPPSSEYPLALFDADSDRHYMRAPTGIYDPSIGSITFFGDVPVQSTVQITEATHDEILSASQQSTMQALENYPGQAPAAALFFSCASRRQILGSRTKEEYEQAQSCLTQSLPQLLPSCGFYTNGEIAPLQQKGAAHYHNETFITLLLGEA
- a CDS encoding HAMP domain-containing histidine kinase, translated to MLSNETALQVRVQQLEKENRLLRKKLERSDATCLQLEETTRKKESLLRQVIYELKESQTNLEDQSRELEQTLADLKRAQTQLVQAEKMSSLGQLVAGVAHEINNPVNFIHGNLNYVQEYAQSLLSFMQLYRDHYPDSAPEIQAKAEDIDLEFIQTDLPKIIDSMKIGTERIRQIVLSLRNFSRMDEAEFKAVDIHEGIDSTLLILQHRLKDTPEAPAIEVIRDYGNLPIVECYPGQLNQALMNILANAIDALEEANIERTYPEIQKNPGRITIQTSVVDLTWVKIAISDNGIGMPESVQQRVFDPFFTTKSVGKGTGMGMSISYQIITEKHGGKLDCFSLPGEKTEFVIQIPVQQQASYAG
- a CDS encoding endonuclease MutS2, yielding MIQAETLELLEWSRLCQHLATFAATKLGTRAASHLRIPTAMTESQALLAQTQEVYQLESELSYGLAFEGIYDIGDALERAELQGILNGTELLELATTLAGARQLRRMIDNQPNLFVLNELVSELRTYPELEQAIHHCIDDRGKVTDRASVKLEAVRGELRQVRDRIYQTLHKILQRHSNAIQEAVITQRGDRFVIPVKAPQKDAIPGIVHDTSTSGMTLYIEPHSIVSLGNQLRQLTRQEQREEELVLRGLTEQVAEVKPDLERLLAIVTTLDLATARARYSLWLEANPPRFIDFGLQKNESITLRRLRHPLLVWQQRHEQGTEVVPIDLVIQPHIRVVAITGPNTGGKTVTLKTLGLAVLMAKVGLFVPAREPVELPWFDQILADIGDEQSLQQSLSTFSGHIRRISRVLEALGSESEAEPQKNSLVLLDEVGAGTDPSEGSALAIALLNYLADHAQLTVATTHFGELKALKYQDDRFENASVEFNDVTLSPTYRLLWGIPGRSNALAIARRLGLKAEIVESAQGHVGLSSSEDINQVIAGLEAQRRQQEEKALAATQIVEQAERLNQEITQKAEMLRLRERELQQQQEQAVQQAIAQAKGEIAQVIRKLQKGSVTAQDAQQATEGLNQIADRLPSRQQVKLPKPGFMPKMGDRVRIPRLGQTAEVLTNPNDDGELSVRFGLMKMMVSLKDVESLQGEKVDIPPKPLKPLPEPSAPPAPAPQVRTSRNTLDIRGSRVADAEVVLEQKIAAADAGCLWIIHGHGTGKLKQGVQEFLKRHPQVARFEAAAQADGGTGVTVAYID